In a single window of the Nicotiana tomentosiformis chromosome 10, ASM39032v3, whole genome shotgun sequence genome:
- the LOC104092642 gene encoding uncharacterized protein — protein MDRVCIYIAYNGKWTTDNKYLYHEIKLILVNDGITFEDLVEKIFQVLKLKRGEVQPTIWFDTNLETSKGMLVTNDEEVTTCIYLLKNDPNFKTSRFIVDIAERNSLSARYSKTEEVNIVQHEEMQIDRDEALIPVEPITEFESLATKEKSVDTVQSTHGMKLRKRSLPRKVIKKRKRSRSKRYDMPSVVLRGNASLDEIAVGSLFENKESLKKCFTNSAIKYHFKFKTVRSTKKRYYLKCYDDNCSWYLHASRVRDSALFKISKYVEDHSCSADVLQPDQQRHATSRVISDYIRELLPEYETEMTPNFVKEEMRKRFGLNISYHKAWRSIQLAFGVTKGSPEQNNELLPSDSEQNNELLMSEPYKELLPSEPKQNNELLMSEPKQKNDLLPSEPEQNNDLLMYEPERNNELLPSEPEQNSELLMSEPEQKIELLPSEPEQKNDSLMSEPERYNELLPSEPEQKIELLPSELEQNNELLVSIPEQNNELLPSEPEQNDALLPSEALQNNEFIPSEERNPGRDDQAVLA, from the coding sequence ATGGATAGGGTTTGCATCTATATTGCTTACAATGGAAAATGGACTACAGATAACAAGTATTTGTATCATGAGATCAAATTAATTCTTGTGAATGATGGAATAACATTTGAAGATCTTGTCGAAAAGATTTTTCAGGTCCTAAAACTGAAAAGGGGCGAGGTTCAACCAACTATTTGGTTTGACACGAATCTAGAAACAAGCAAAGGGATGCTAGTGACAAACGACGAGGAAGTTACTACTTGCATCTACTTGCTGAAAAATGATCCAAATTTCAAGACTTCCCGTTTCATTGTTGATATTGCGGAAAGGAATTCTTTGTCAGCAAGGTATTCAAAAACTGAAGAAGTCAatattgtacaacatgaggaaatgcaGATTGACAGAGATGAGGCATTGATACCGGTTGAGCCAATAACGGAGTTTGAATCTCTGGCAACAAAAGAAAAATCTGTGGACACGGTACAATCGACACATGGTATGAAACTAAGAAAAAGGTCCCTACCCAGAAAagtaataaaaaaaagaaaaaggtcgAGGAGTAAAAGATACGATATGCCATCTGTGGTTTTGAGAGGAAATGCTTCATTGGATGAAATAGCTGTGGGATCGCTGTTTGAGAACAAAGAAAGTTTGAAGAAATGTTTCACAAATAGTGCAATtaaataccacttcaaattcaaGACCGTCAGATCGACCAAAAAAAGGTATTACCTGAAGTGTTACGATGACAACTGCAGTTGGTATTTGCATGCTTCACGGGTCCGTGATTCTGCATTATTCAAGATTTCGAAGTATGTAGAAGACCATAGTTGCTCTGCTGATGTGCTTCAGCCTGACCAACAACGGCACGCAACATCAAGGGTCATATCCGATTACATCCGTGAGCTTCTACCTGAATATGAAACAGagatgacaccaaattttgtgaagGAAGAAATGAGAAAGAGATTTGGGCTGAACATTAGTTACCACAAAGCATGGCGATCAATACAATTAGCTTTTGGTGTGACAAAAGGAAGTCCAGAACAGAACAATGAATTGCTTCCCTCTGACTCCGAACAGAACAATGAATTGCTTATGTCTGAACCATACAAGGAATTGCTTCCCTCTGAACCAAAACAGAACAATGAGTTGCTTATGTCTGAACCAAAACAGAAGAATGACTTGCTTCCGTCTGAACCAGAACAGAACAACGACTTGCTTATGTATGAACCAGAACGCAACAATGAATTGCTTCCGTCTGAACCAGAACAGAACAGCGAATTGCTTATGTCTGAACCAGAACAGAAAATTGAGTTGCTTCCGTCTGAACCAGAACAGAAGAATGACTCGCTGATGTCTGAACCAGAACGCTACAATGAATTGCTTCCATCTGAACCAGAACAGAAAATTGAGTTGCTTCCGTCTGAACTAGAACAGAACAATGAATTGCTTGTGTCTATACCAGAACAGAACAATGAGTTGCTACCATCTGAACCAGAACAGAACGATGCATTGCTTCCGTCTGAAGCACTACAGAACAACGAATTTATTCCGTCTGAAGAAAGAAACCCAGGAAGGGATGATCAGGCCGTATTAGCATAG